The window GGGGCCTACCCGCAGTGCACTTCGTGGCTGACTTCAGTTGGCATCGCGAGCTTCGCAAACGGCTCCATCCTCCGTCGCCGGGCTGGATTTATCGGGAATCGCCGGTCCGCAGAGCCTATCTGGGGATCGCTTCCACATATGGCAGGCCTTCCGGTCGGGATGCATTCCGGGACGATCCAGTCATCGCCAATTCCCGCTGGACTGCCAGCCTCCTGAAGCAGTTTTGTGAAGTCGAGTGCAGGGCCGTCGTGTATCCATCTGTCTGGACAGAATTCCCGCATGTTCCGTGGGACATGAAGGAACAGGCGTTTGTCATGATTGGCCGCATCGTGCCACAGAAGCAGGTAGAGCGGGCCATCGCCATCCTGGAAACCATACGGCAGCGCGGGCATGCAATTCGGCTTTACCTGTGTGGTGAGATTGAGAACGATTCTTACGGGAGGCGAATCGCGCAGCTCTGCAAGGAACGCGCCGACTGGATTGTTCTCGAAGGGCGCGTCAGCGGCAACAGAAAAGCGCAGATCCTCGCCAATTGCCGCTATGGAATCCAGACTTGCGCCGCGGAGTCCTTCGGCATCTCGGTTGCAGAAATGGTCAAGGCAGGCGCAATTGTCTTTGCCTCCAGTGACGGAGGCCAGACTGAAATCCTCCGTCACTCCGGCCTGTTGTTCTCATGTGTCGATGAAGCGGTTGAGAAGATTCAGGCCGTCCTTGAAAAGCCATCACTCCAATCTGCAATGAGAGCCCACCTGGCGGCCCAGGCACAAAGATTCAGCTCAACGACTTTCATGCGAGAAGCGCGCGCCTGCATTGAGAACAAGCCGGCCGTAGATTACACAATCAGTTACAACGCCATAAGCCAAAGACCATGATGCACCGAATTTCACTCGTCGTCGCTACCAAGGATCGGCCTGACGACTTGCGAAAGCTCATGGAGAGCTTACGCCGCCTAACGATTGCGCCCACCGAAATTGTCGTGGTTGACGCCAGCCGCGAACCCGTCGAGCCCGTTATAGCCGAGTTTCCCGAGCTGACAACACGTTATCTTAGGCATTGGCCGCCATCGGCTTCAGCCCAGCGAAACGCGGGCATCCGAGCCTGCGAGCCTTCTGCGACACTTATCGGCTTTGTCGATGACGACACCACATTCGAACCACTCGCGTTTGCAAACATGCTCAGCTTCTGGAGAGATGCAGCGCCGGATATCCTCGGAGCAGCCTTCAATCTTCGCAACTATCCCCGGCGAGGCAGCGCCATCCTGAAACACAGCGTTTTGGCCAAGCAGCTCGGCTTATACTCCGCCAGACCTGGCACCGTATCTCTCAGCGGTTGGCAATCGATGATCGGTGAAATTGACGAGACGCAATTCGTGGACTGGATTCCCTCCACAGCCGTGATCTTTCGTCGCGAGGT is drawn from Acidicapsa acidisoli and contains these coding sequences:
- a CDS encoding glycosyltransferase family 2 protein; the protein is MMHRISLVVATKDRPDDLRKLMESLRRLTIAPTEIVVVDASREPVEPVIAEFPELTTRYLRHWPPSASAQRNAGIRACEPSATLIGFVDDDTTFEPLAFANMLSFWRDAAPDILGAAFNLRNYPRRGSAILKHSVLAKQLGLYSARPGTVSLSGWQSMIGEIDETQFVDWIPSTAVIFRREVFSNNIFDEAFDSYSYLEDLDFTYSISRMGRLAVVANAGFSHFPSPGGRVSARQFGRFEVRNRIYFVRKHRLSLSRCYLGLAIRLVMSVCSGLLQRNTSLLERALGNIEAPFLVGNHTASSRPQSTFEASRKAPDQLQHLRFQDREEQPSYGQKR